One window from the genome of Deinococcus sp. NW-56 encodes:
- the guaA gene encoding glutamine-hydrolyzing GMP synthase: MSLVILDFGSQFTRLIARRFRELGAYSVILPGTASLERIAQENPQGIVLSGGPSSVYDAGAPRPAPGVLELDVPVLGVCYGMQFLAHEAGGEVARAGKHEYGKADLTRYGGQLFAGIQGEFVAWMSHADSVTQLPEGYEVVAETADTPVAAIENPLTRRYGVQFHPEVVHTPKGGQLLANFLDICGVARDWNAEHIIDDLIEGVRTQVGEDGRVLLAISGGVDSSTLGLLLARAIGERLTAVFIDHGLLRLGEREQVEAALKPLGVNLVTVDARAEFMGALAGVSDPEEKRKIIGREFIRAFEREAREYGPFDFLAQGTLYPDVIESAGGGHGDKSGAANIKSHHNVGGLPDDLAFRLVEPFRTLFKDEVREIARLLGLPDHIRMRHPFPGPGLAIRCLGAISEEKLDILRRVDDIFISGLREFGLYDGCSQALAVLTPIQSVGVMGDGRTYSYTAALRAVTTDDFMTAEWARLPYDFLATMSNRIVNQVHEVNRVVYDITGKPPATIEWE; encoded by the coding sequence GTGAGCCTCGTCATTCTGGACTTCGGCAGCCAGTTCACCCGCCTCATCGCGCGGCGTTTCCGCGAGTTGGGGGCGTACAGCGTGATCCTGCCGGGCACCGCAAGCCTGGAGCGCATCGCGCAGGAGAACCCCCAGGGGATTGTGCTGTCGGGCGGCCCCAGCAGCGTCTACGACGCCGGAGCGCCGCGCCCCGCGCCCGGCGTGCTGGAGCTGGACGTGCCGGTGCTGGGCGTGTGCTACGGGATGCAGTTTCTCGCGCACGAGGCGGGCGGCGAGGTCGCGCGGGCGGGCAAGCACGAGTACGGCAAGGCCGACCTGACCCGCTACGGTGGGCAACTCTTCGCCGGAATTCAGGGCGAGTTCGTCGCCTGGATGAGCCACGCCGACTCGGTGACCCAGCTGCCCGAAGGCTACGAGGTCGTGGCCGAAACCGCCGACACCCCTGTCGCCGCCATCGAGAACCCGCTGACCCGGCGCTACGGGGTGCAGTTCCACCCGGAGGTCGTCCACACGCCCAAGGGCGGGCAACTCCTCGCCAACTTCCTGGACATCTGCGGGGTCGCCCGCGACTGGAACGCCGAGCACATCATCGACGACCTGATTGAAGGCGTGCGGACTCAGGTCGGCGAGGACGGCCGGGTACTGCTCGCCATCAGCGGTGGGGTGGATTCCTCCACGCTGGGGCTGCTGTTGGCCCGCGCCATCGGCGAGCGGCTGACTGCCGTCTTTATCGACCACGGCCTGCTGCGGCTTGGGGAGCGGGAGCAGGTGGAAGCCGCGCTGAAACCGCTGGGCGTCAACCTCGTGACCGTGGACGCCCGCGCCGAGTTCATGGGCGCTCTGGCGGGCGTCTCTGACCCCGAGGAGAAGCGCAAGATCATCGGCCGCGAGTTCATCCGGGCCTTTGAGCGCGAGGCCCGCGAGTACGGCCCCTTCGATTTCCTCGCGCAGGGCACCCTCTACCCCGACGTGATCGAGTCGGCGGGGGGCGGGCACGGCGACAAGTCGGGCGCGGCGAACATCAAGAGCCATCACAACGTGGGCGGCCTGCCCGACGACCTCGCCTTCAGGCTGGTCGAGCCGTTCCGCACCCTGTTCAAGGACGAGGTGCGCGAGATCGCCCGGCTGCTGGGCCTCCCCGACCACATCCGGATGCGCCACCCCTTCCCCGGCCCCGGCCTCGCCATCCGCTGCCTGGGGGCGATCAGCGAGGAAAAGCTGGACATCCTGCGGCGGGTGGACGACATCTTCATTTCGGGGCTGCGCGAGTTCGGGTTGTATGACGGATGTTCGCAGGCCCTCGCCGTGCTGACCCCCATCCAGTCGGTCGGCGTGATGGGCGACGGGCGCACCTACTCCTACACGGCGGCGCTGCGGGCCGTGACCACCGACGACTTCATGACGGCCGAATGGGCGCGGCTGCCCTACGACTTCCTGGCGACCATGAGCAACCGCATCGTGAATCAGGTGCACGAGGTCAACCGGGTGGTGTACGACATCACCGGGAAGCCGCCCGCGACGATCGAGTGGGAATGA
- a CDS encoding DEAD/DEAH box helicase, whose translation MNFDQLIAPELAARLAERGITEASPIQAESLPQTLAGKDLIGRARTGTGKTLAFALPIVQNLEPSRERGRLPRAIVLAPTRELAKQVAEEFSKSGAHLTTVTVYGGAAYSPQENALRRGVDVVVGTPGRIIDHLERGNLDLSAVQYAVLDEADEMLSVGFADAIETILQKTPAERQTMLFSATLTADIKRLARNYLKEPVTVDMVGEGKSQAAQTVEHLKVKVGRTRTRVLADLLTVYNPEKAIVFTRTKREADELANELIHRGIESEALHGDLAQTQRERALGAFRSGRVGVLVATDVAARGLDIPEVDLVVQYHLPQDPESYVHRSGRTGRAGRTGTAIVMYGDRDGREMRNLEYRTGVQFKERALPTPKEVQEASARSSAEMVRRVDGAVASTFQAEAERLFSELGLEALARALAKISGVTEPVKAASLLSGEEGLTTVVLHGERLSVPRTVALLARNSDVDTRRLGKVRQWRGGTVADVPSEFVEKLLAANPLEGEVQVEVAQELPELFEAPAREGRQGGGYGGGRGYRDRDEGGYRGGRGGYQGQGGGRGGYGSRDRDGGGYQGGGRGGQGRWSRDGQGTRDRGEARREDFADREFVPAGR comes from the coding sequence ATGAACTTTGATCAACTGATCGCGCCCGAACTCGCGGCGCGTCTTGCCGAGCGCGGCATCACCGAAGCCAGCCCCATTCAGGCGGAAAGCCTGCCCCAGACCCTCGCCGGGAAGGACCTGATCGGCCGCGCCCGCACCGGGACGGGCAAGACGCTCGCCTTCGCGCTGCCCATCGTTCAGAACCTCGAACCCAGCCGCGAGCGGGGCCGCCTGCCCCGCGCGATCGTGCTGGCCCCCACCCGCGAACTCGCCAAGCAGGTCGCGGAGGAGTTCTCCAAGAGCGGGGCGCACCTCACCACCGTCACCGTGTACGGCGGGGCTGCCTACAGCCCGCAGGAAAACGCCCTGCGCCGGGGCGTGGACGTGGTCGTGGGGACGCCCGGCCGCATCATCGACCATCTCGAGCGCGGCAACCTCGACCTGAGCGCCGTGCAGTACGCGGTGCTCGACGAGGCCGACGAGATGCTCAGCGTGGGCTTCGCGGACGCCATCGAGACCATCCTCCAGAAGACGCCCGCCGAGCGGCAGACGATGCTGTTCAGCGCCACGCTGACCGCCGACATCAAGCGCCTGGCCCGCAACTACCTCAAGGAGCCCGTCACCGTGGACATGGTGGGCGAGGGCAAGAGCCAGGCCGCGCAGACCGTCGAGCACCTGAAGGTGAAGGTGGGCCGCACCCGCACCCGCGTGCTGGCCGACCTGCTGACCGTCTACAACCCCGAAAAGGCCATCGTCTTCACCCGCACCAAGCGCGAGGCCGACGAGCTGGCGAACGAGCTGATTCACCGCGGCATCGAGAGTGAAGCGTTGCACGGCGACCTCGCCCAGACGCAGCGCGAGCGGGCGCTGGGGGCCTTCCGCTCCGGGCGCGTGGGCGTGCTCGTGGCGACCGACGTGGCCGCCCGTGGCCTCGACATCCCCGAAGTGGACCTCGTGGTGCAGTACCACCTCCCGCAGGACCCCGAGAGCTACGTGCACCGCTCGGGCCGCACGGGCCGCGCCGGGCGCACCGGCACCGCCATCGTGATGTACGGCGACCGCGACGGCCGCGAGATGCGGAACCTCGAGTACCGCACGGGCGTGCAGTTCAAGGAACGCGCCCTGCCCACCCCCAAGGAAGTGCAGGAAGCCAGCGCCCGCTCCAGCGCCGAGATGGTGCGCCGGGTGGACGGGGCGGTCGCCTCGACCTTCCAGGCCGAAGCCGAGCGCCTGTTCAGCGAACTGGGCCTGGAAGCCCTGGCCCGTGCCCTCGCCAAGATCAGCGGCGTGACCGAGCCCGTCAAGGCGGCCAGCCTGCTGAGCGGGGAAGAAGGCCTGACCACGGTCGTGCTGCACGGCGAGCGCCTCAGCGTGCCGCGCACGGTCGCGCTGCTGGCCCGCAACAGCGACGTGGACACCCGCCGCCTGGGCAAGGTCCGGCAGTGGCGCGGCGGCACCGTGGCGGACGTGCCCAGCGAGTTCGTCGAGAAGCTGCTCGCTGCCAATCCGCTGGAAGGCGAGGTGCAGGTCGAGGTGGCCCAGGAACTGCCCGAGCTGTTCGAGGCGCCTGCCCGCGAGGGCCGTCAGGGTGGCGGCTACGGCGGCGGCCGGGGCTACCGCGACCGTGATGAAGGCGGTTACCGTGGCGGACGTGGCGGCTACCAGGGCCAGGGCGGCGGACGCGGGGGCTACGGCTCGCGCGACCGCGACGGCGGCGGCTACCAGGGTGGTGGCCGGGGCGGTCAGGGCCGCTGGAGCCGCGACGGTCAGGGCACCCGTGACCGGGGCGAGGCCCGCCGCGAGGACTTCGCCGACCGCGAGTTCGTGCCCGCCGGGCGCTGA
- a CDS encoding PEGA domain-containing protein, whose translation MRAPAGANLKAGTEVGTAPGEVTLPTPGEYVLRVAAEGYAPAEVTVTAPSAVPVTIDLAP comes from the coding sequence GTGCGGGCGCCTGCCGGAGCGAACCTGAAGGCAGGCACCGAGGTGGGCACCGCCCCCGGCGAGGTCACCCTGCCCACGCCCGGCGAGTATGTCCTGCGGGTGGCGGCCGAGGGGTACGCCCCCGCCGAGGTCACCGTGACGGCCCCCAGCGCGGTGCCGGTGACCATCGACCTCGCGCCGTAG